From the genome of Vulpes lagopus strain Blue_001 chromosome 2, ASM1834538v1, whole genome shotgun sequence, one region includes:
- the PNMA8C gene encoding paraneoplastic antigen-like protein 8C — MLFGVKDIALLEHGCKALEVDSYKSLMILGIPEDCDHEEFEEIIRVPLKPLGKFEVAGKAFLEEERTKAAIIRLEEDINYAAIPREVKGKGGMWRVVYMPRKQDIEFLTKLNLFLQSEGRTVEDVARVLRQELCPTVTGPREPPARKCRAPGPGEKPGAGATAGAGAGAGVVGAPPPDPAEKQSKAGDDKRGKRKHKKNRRRHHASDKKL; from the coding sequence ATGCTCTTTGGGGTGAAGGACATTGCTCTGTTGGAGCACGGCTGCAAGGCCCTGGAAGTGGACAGTTACAAGTCCCTGATGATCCTGGGCATCCCGGAGGACTGCGACCATGAGGAATTCGAGGAGATCATCCGCGTGCCCCTGAAGCCCCTGGGCAAGTTCGAAGTGGCCGGGAAGGCCTTCCTGGAAGAAGAGCGGACCAAGGCAGCCATCATTCGGCTGGAGGAGGACATCAATTATGCCGCGATCCCCAGGGAGGTCAAGGGCAAGGGCGGCATGTGGAGGGTGGTCTACATGCCCCGGAAGCAGGACATTGAGTTCCTGACCAAGCTGAACCTCTTCCTGCAGAGCGAGGGCAGGACGGTGGAGGACGTGGCCCGGGTCCTGCGGCAGGAGCTGTGCCCCACGGTGACGGGCCCCAGAGAGCCACCTGCCAGAAAGTGCCGGGCGCCCGGGCCCGGGGAGAAGCCAGGGGCCGGGGCCaccgcgggcgcgggcgcgggcgcgggcgtgGTCGGGGCACCTCCTCCGGACCCCGCGGAGAAGCAGAGCAAGGCTGGAGACGACAAGAGAGGCAAGCGGAAGCACAAGAAAAACCGTCGGCGACACCATGCCTCCGACAAGAAGCTgtga